The proteins below are encoded in one region of Leptotrichia sp. oral taxon 218:
- a CDS encoding DUF5710 domain-containing protein — MRYLDVNYEDKEKAKEFGARWNPKEGKWGFEKEEDAQKFLDWKENQKTKVDVSYEDREKAKEFGARWNPKKKKWEFEKEEDAQKFLDWKKNQKNKGEKYYIHKKFAINLDGIVADICIDKGMKGFIFKKLREAYKITEKDKKVSINSLKVVMPYLDFKYLLDKDKENPFNLTKDSKKVFVISSEEVKSDSYEERLRLKRNREFLENLTYYIKKTYGNGKTVKEQNFEDNIEIYPLKYHSFPKDYEANEKNYFSLHSKIYLINEKYAFIGSANLTKQGLKTNYETLFFVNGNIEQNKELIKKLNKFFCDIKEEQRIKKIEFEDNIFNYGKSEKNNIEVTQDIEKNKTEIENDKSLLEKIKALFRV; from the coding sequence ATGAGATATTTAGATGTTAATTACGAAGACAAAGAAAAAGCGAAAGAATTTGGAGCTAGATGGAATCCGAAAGAGGGTAAATGGGGATTTGAAAAAGAAGAAGATGCACAAAAGTTTTTGGATTGGAAAGAAAATCAGAAAACTAAAGTAGATGTTAGTTACGAAGACAGAGAAAAAGCGAAAGAATTTGGAGCTAGATGGAATCCAAAAAAGAAAAAATGGGAATTTGAAAAAGAGGAAGATGCACAAAAATTTTTAGATTGGAAAAAAAATCAGAAAAATAAAGGTGAAAAATATTATATTCATAAAAAATTTGCAATAAATTTAGATGGAATTGTAGCTGATATTTGTATCGACAAAGGAATGAAAGGCTTTATATTCAAAAAATTAAGGGAAGCGTATAAAATTACCGAAAAAGATAAAAAAGTATCGATTAATTCTTTAAAAGTTGTGATGCCATATCTTGATTTCAAATATTTATTAGACAAGGACAAGGAAAATCCGTTTAATTTAACAAAAGATTCAAAAAAAGTATTTGTTATTTCATCCGAAGAAGTTAAGTCAGATTCATACGAAGAAAGATTAAGACTTAAAAGAAACAGAGAATTTTTAGAAAATTTAACTTATTATATCAAAAAAACTTACGGTAACGGAAAAACTGTAAAAGAGCAAAATTTTGAAGACAATATCGAAATTTATCCACTAAAATATCATTCTTTTCCAAAAGATTACGAGGCGAACGAAAAAAATTACTTCAGTTTGCACAGCAAAATCTATTTAATCAACGAAAAATATGCTTTCATCGGTTCAGCAAACTTGACAAAACAAGGTCTTAAAACAAATTACGAAACTTTATTTTTTGTAAATGGAAATATCGAGCAAAACAAAGAATTAATAAAAAAACTAAATAAATTTTTCTGTGATATAAAAGAAGAACAAAGAATAAAAAAAATAGAGTTTGAAGATAATATATTTAATTATGGTAAAAGCGAAAAAAATAATATTGAAGTAACTCAAGATATAGAGAAAAATAAGACTGAAATAGAAAATGATAAAAGTCTTTTAGAAAAAATAAAAGCATTATTCAGAGTTTAA
- a CDS encoding autotransporter outer membrane beta-barrel domain-containing protein encodes MNKTKKFLLMVFALIAIISCESSGGSGSGSGSGINNGSGTPIAKNGPSYSQPSTGARFTLPNFSNLKLNKSYATPTIVKEDMEQATSNVIALTHYNVGENEIGFKLPDNYNSLSPTLNIASPTTMDVKGFAISRNMAGTAINPEQLVNDMLTKYMTNSNNLTLNMHPGSSIFLFESVTADLSMTDSNSLMSLVPRNQRPTINGIDYNVAEFHNSHIFIDKDVNLDDPNDLYNKLNAPNSTFEVPKYLVRKQVTISGSKPNQIAIQSIDSRESGVNINGGVINLTGDSSFGAYIKNGEFKNQGFIYVGKNSIGIYSYEDGNGKAHESNGYIVNENTINLGENSIGMYYYKRYNDVSGNAINDGKIESEANNAIGIVANINDQKLDPASIIDSYSSDDYVSSLNNVLIDLSGDKSIGFYVTGKGRTKAFNKSSNANETNKIKIGDSSDKYNPSMGMYSDNPNANLENYGEIEIGKNSIGMAGIGTLINDNYGIIKITKDGGVGMYLGKDAIGVNNGLITTEGTPNDAVGVVVGKDAEFTNNGTIHIDSNGGAGIVIAGGTVKNYGNIEISGGAVRDRVDNSYQVTVQSSDRKLLSSDMKVYVDSLGRTKPIEGLANLGLKSADLLIGAEATEKTNDTEVTVGDDVLAPFNNSMQTSNIKNWNVKTGSLVWQANPEILNNKIAKVTLKKLSYTNFADDEMTQDVARGLDEKYKVANSNDKEIFNYLNTVNSKKTFADTYREVSGNQYANVQQRISKTDDILNNRISDLQKENADESGHHVSTFFDKNKHSSKVQGIADSDSSAYGISYLFNNADAKQGIYAGAINNNFKLKDNGRSKENISMLEVGGYKTFDVNSLEWTLDGNGFVSQNNMKRRFVVGNNSYENKANYNAYGVNLTNELGKTFNVGGNFTVKPYAALKLGYGRFNKIKEKDGTLNVEVKANDYYSVRPGAGVEFGFSSPVSAKGTKFKASLGLGYDHELGKVDDRVNEAKFTDTNTRIRLKSAKDEKKGNFRSDLKVGFETGKFDVSVNGGYDTKDKNSHVGVGLGVSF; translated from the coding sequence ATGAACAAGACGAAAAAATTTTTATTGATGGTATTTGCATTAATTGCTATTATCAGTTGTGAAAGCAGTGGAGGAAGCGGAAGTGGAAGTGGAAGCGGTATAAATAATGGTAGTGGAACACCTATTGCTAAAAATGGACCATCTTATTCGCAACCAAGTACAGGAGCGAGATTTACTCTTCCAAATTTTTCAAATTTAAAATTAAATAAGAGTTATGCAACTCCAACTATTGTAAAAGAAGATATGGAGCAAGCTACTTCTAATGTAATTGCTCTAACTCATTATAATGTCGGGGAAAATGAAATAGGATTTAAGTTGCCTGATAATTATAACAGCTTATCCCCAACACTTAACATTGCATCCCCAACAACAATGGATGTAAAAGGGTTTGCAATTTCTAGAAATATGGCAGGTACTGCGATAAATCCGGAACAGTTAGTTAATGATATGCTTACAAAATATATGACTAATTCCAATAACTTAACACTTAACATGCATCCAGGATCATCTATATTTTTGTTTGAATCTGTAACTGCAGATTTATCAATGACTGATTCTAATAGTTTAATGTCATTAGTTCCTCGAAATCAAAGACCAACAATTAATGGAATAGATTATAATGTAGCTGAATTTCATAATTCACATATTTTTATCGACAAAGATGTGAATTTAGATGACCCAAATGATTTATATAATAAATTGAATGCTCCAAATTCAACTTTTGAAGTTCCTAAGTATTTAGTTAGAAAACAGGTTACTATATCTGGATCTAAACCTAATCAAATTGCCATTCAAAGTATTGATTCTAGGGAATCAGGCGTCAATATAAACGGAGGTGTTATCAATTTAACAGGAGATAGCAGTTTTGGAGCATATATTAAAAATGGTGAATTCAAAAACCAGGGATTTATTTATGTTGGAAAAAATTCTATTGGAATTTATAGTTATGAAGATGGAAATGGAAAAGCACATGAGTCTAACGGTTATATTGTAAATGAGAACACTATTAACTTAGGAGAAAATTCTATTGGAATGTACTATTACAAACGTTACAATGATGTATCAGGAAATGCTATCAATGACGGAAAAATTGAAAGTGAAGCAAATAACGCTATTGGAATAGTAGCAAATATCAATGATCAAAAATTAGATCCTGCATCTATTATTGACAGTTATAGTAGCGATGATTATGTATCTTCGTTAAATAATGTCCTAATTGATCTATCAGGTGATAAATCAATTGGATTCTACGTAACCGGAAAAGGAAGAACTAAAGCATTTAATAAATCTTCTAATGCTAATGAAACCAATAAAATTAAAATAGGAGATTCATCTGATAAATATAATCCAAGTATGGGAATGTACAGTGATAATCCAAATGCAAACTTAGAAAATTATGGAGAAATTGAAATTGGTAAAAATTCAATTGGTATGGCTGGTATTGGTACTTTAATAAATGATAATTATGGAATTATTAAAATTACCAAAGATGGCGGTGTCGGAATGTATCTTGGAAAAGATGCCATAGGTGTTAATAATGGACTTATAACTACTGAAGGAACTCCAAATGATGCAGTTGGTGTAGTTGTTGGAAAAGATGCAGAATTCACAAATAACGGAACAATTCATATCGACTCTAACGGCGGTGCTGGAATCGTTATTGCCGGTGGTACTGTTAAAAACTATGGAAATATCGAAATTAGCGGTGGAGCTGTAAGAGATCGTGTTGATAATTCTTACCAAGTGACTGTTCAGTCATCAGATAGAAAACTTTTAAGCAGCGACATGAAAGTATATGTGGATTCATTGGGAAGAACTAAACCGATTGAAGGACTTGCAAACTTGGGATTAAAGAGTGCTGACTTGTTAATTGGTGCTGAAGCTACTGAAAAAACTAATGATACTGAAGTTACAGTTGGAGACGATGTATTAGCTCCATTTAATAATTCGATGCAAACAAGCAACATTAAAAACTGGAATGTTAAAACTGGTTCATTAGTTTGGCAAGCAAATCCTGAAATTTTGAATAACAAAATCGCAAAAGTTACTTTGAAAAAATTATCTTACACAAATTTTGCTGACGATGAAATGACTCAAGATGTGGCTAGAGGACTTGACGAAAAATATAAAGTTGCAAATTCTAATGATAAAGAAATCTTTAATTACTTAAACACTGTAAACAGCAAGAAAACTTTTGCAGACACATACCGTGAAGTTAGCGGAAATCAATATGCAAATGTTCAGCAAAGAATTTCAAAAACAGATGATATTTTAAATAACAGAATTTCTGACTTGCAAAAAGAAAATGCAGATGAATCTGGACACCATGTTTCAACTTTCTTTGATAAAAACAAACACAGCTCAAAAGTTCAAGGAATAGCTGATTCAGACAGCTCAGCTTACGGAATTTCATATTTATTCAACAACGCTGACGCAAAACAAGGAATTTATGCAGGTGCAATAAACAACAACTTTAAATTAAAAGATAATGGAAGATCTAAAGAAAATATCTCAATGCTTGAAGTTGGTGGATACAAAACTTTTGATGTAAACAGTCTTGAATGGACTTTGGATGGAAACGGATTTGTTTCACAAAATAATATGAAGAGAAGATTTGTTGTAGGAAATAACTCTTACGAAAATAAAGCTAACTACAACGCTTACGGAGTTAATTTGACAAACGAACTTGGTAAGACTTTCAATGTTGGTGGAAACTTCACAGTTAAACCTTACGCTGCATTAAAACTTGGTTACGGAAGATTTAACAAGATTAAAGAAAAAGATGGAACTCTAAATGTGGAAGTTAAAGCAAATGACTACTATTCAGTAAGACCAGGAGCTGGAGTGGAATTTGGATTCTCTAGTCCAGTATCAGCAAAAGGAACTAAATTTAAAGCGTCACTTGGACTTGGTTACGACCACGAACTTGGAAAAGTTGATGACAGAGTAAATGAAGCTAAATTTACTGACACAAATACTAGAATTAGACTAAAAAGTGCTAAAGATGAGAAAAAAGGAAACTTCAGAAGCGACTTAAAAGTTGGATTTGAAACTGGAAAATTCGATGTATCTGTAAACGGTGGATATGATACGAAAGATAAGAACTCGCATGTTGGTGTGGGATTAGGTGTTTCGTTTTAA
- a CDS encoding S8 family serine peptidase, giving the protein MKIKSKILLGILVLSTLSFSAKLNYTTDKGIKYKGEIVKFAKEKQGSYPIFNMLYDGEAGMSTEHYWKDNLGINLKDVKVLRGTTENEKRFYNDNAHMLSMFEAFDVEMSGGYVKNHLDEVTAASVIVPNAIPKGILSLSMYYITGSTGFMTSKSVYFGDTINELAGEVMQTPRFNGYTSDNTNLLVSAYGNDDTLTPKARKKGEDIYAIHPSQQSFFFPMFGEEVQKMQRSDIIKVKDFVCNGYKSNRTFTDIRNMDGPRQENPYKGCGVNDNPDKGYYPFFALYSRANTILADGEITAAGERRTGSSFAVPRLSAIITKIMQKFPGVSYLDAKEILLTSATREKDILDNQYGWGVANLLRALKGPGAINTGLIEEQKFYTGMYDKVFDFNGNAYFWASPTSDWTWSNDIYGNLPKHPSGSTKYDIVATTKDKDGDIPKTSLAFQTIRNVSFQNFIPSEKNYYADTAEFKPGLRKAGDKTLTINGNIYYEGPTQILEGTLVLNGNVPKSTVIVYENSTAVISGNVNHLIMAGGNVYLKEGAVIGTLEFDPNIPSYINIENEGKGITIGTIASKREKLDKFKSLFKNGTLKAEKEITKIDVEDVNVNPYKYQDLKREYFFSGFGDKIKKVKGDNIYPKLLKRYTEMDKAPESAKNIVPGYSNGQFMLDAYAPGDYDKEFTKLTNPIASNDNYKISPSSVEWSNFYDARQKAGLEN; this is encoded by the coding sequence ATGAAAATTAAAAGTAAAATATTATTAGGAATTTTAGTATTATCAACATTAAGTTTTAGTGCAAAATTAAATTATACAACAGATAAAGGAATTAAATATAAAGGAGAAATAGTCAAATTTGCCAAAGAAAAACAAGGAAGCTATCCAATATTTAATATGCTTTATGATGGAGAAGCAGGAATGTCAACAGAACATTATTGGAAAGATAATTTGGGGATAAATTTAAAAGATGTGAAAGTATTAAGAGGAACAACAGAAAATGAAAAAAGATTTTATAATGATAATGCTCATATGCTTTCAATGTTTGAAGCATTTGATGTGGAAATGTCAGGTGGATATGTAAAAAATCATTTAGATGAAGTAACAGCAGCTTCAGTAATAGTACCTAATGCAATACCAAAAGGGATTCTGTCATTATCAATGTATTATATAACAGGATCAACAGGATTTATGACAAGTAAATCAGTATATTTTGGAGATACCATAAATGAATTGGCAGGTGAAGTGATGCAAACACCAAGATTTAATGGATATACATCAGATAATACAAATTTACTTGTTTCAGCTTATGGAAATGATGACACTCTAACCCCAAAAGCAAGAAAAAAAGGTGAAGATATTTATGCAATACATCCATCGCAACAAAGTTTTTTCTTTCCAATGTTTGGAGAAGAAGTTCAAAAAATGCAAAGAAGCGATATAATAAAAGTAAAAGACTTCGTTTGTAATGGATATAAATCAAATAGAACTTTTACTGACATAAGAAATATGGATGGACCTAGACAGGAGAATCCTTATAAAGGATGTGGCGTAAACGATAATCCAGATAAAGGTTATTACCCATTCTTTGCCTTATATTCAAGAGCTAACACAATTCTTGCAGATGGTGAAATAACAGCGGCAGGTGAAAGAAGAACAGGTTCTTCATTTGCTGTTCCAAGATTATCTGCCATTATAACTAAAATAATGCAAAAATTTCCTGGTGTTTCTTATTTAGATGCAAAAGAAATTCTTTTAACTTCTGCTACAAGAGAAAAAGATATACTAGATAATCAATATGGCTGGGGAGTTGCAAATTTATTAAGAGCTTTAAAAGGACCAGGTGCTATAAATACAGGCTTAATCGAAGAACAAAAATTCTATACTGGAATGTATGATAAAGTATTCGATTTTAATGGAAATGCTTATTTTTGGGCTTCCCCTACTAGCGATTGGACTTGGAGCAACGATATTTATGGAAACCTCCCTAAACATCCTTCAGGTTCTACTAAATATGATATAGTTGCAACAACTAAAGATAAAGATGGTGATATTCCTAAAACAAGTTTGGCTTTCCAAACAATAAGAAATGTATCATTCCAAAACTTTATTCCATCCGAAAAAAATTATTATGCTGATACAGCAGAGTTTAAACCAGGTTTAAGAAAAGCAGGTGACAAAACTCTTACTATTAATGGTAATATCTATTATGAAGGGCCTACACAAATCCTTGAAGGAACTCTTGTCTTAAATGGAAATGTACCTAAATCAACTGTAATTGTTTATGAAAACAGCACTGCTGTAATTTCTGGTAATGTAAATCATTTGATAATGGCTGGAGGAAATGTCTACTTAAAAGAAGGGGCTGTTATTGGAACTTTAGAATTTGATCCAAATATCCCTTCTTACATAAATATCGAAAATGAAGGAAAAGGAATAACAATTGGAACAATTGCTTCCAAAAGAGAAAAACTTGATAAATTTAAATCTTTGTTTAAAAATGGTACATTAAAAGCTGAAAAAGAAATAACTAAAATAGATGTGGAAGATGTAAATGTAAATCCTTATAAATATCAAGATTTAAAAAGAGAATATTTCTTTTCAGGCTTTGGAGATAAAATAAAAAAAGTTAAAGGTGATAACATATACCCAAAATTATTAAAAAGATATACTGAAATGGATAAAGCACCTGAAAGTGCCAAAAATATCGTGCCTGGTTATTCAAATGGTCAATTTATGTTAGATGCTTACGCTCCTGGTGATTATGACAAAGAATTTACCAAATTAACTAATCCAATTGCTTCAAATGATAACTACAAAATTTCACCTTCTTCAGTTGAATGGTCTAACTTCTATGATGCTAGACAAAAAGCTGGACTAGAAAATTAA
- a CDS encoding SIMPL domain-containing protein (The SIMPL domain is named for its presence in mouse protein SIMPL (signalling molecule that associates with mouse pelle-like kinase). Bacterial member BP26, from Brucella, was shown to assemble into a channel-like structure, while YggE from E. coli has been associated with resistance to oxidative stress.), whose amino-acid sequence MKKVQFIIISTILSFGLIVSAALISNAVDKTNKLDNRITVKGVAQKRIKADKALIRIIISGKNENLDNLRQDIDDKEKIVIQKLKSLKINENSYDIENLKIQPNYDKEAEKTSQSGEETQVSATNISNYDGQEIISIVTGDIDKVKEFYENLLELKLQSDNIEITKPEYVVTNIDKYKKDLLVDATKDAENRAIEMLKVNGNEINGLKSMTQGQFEVLKDNEDILNKDEEIQNQIYKRMRLVVTATYFIRY is encoded by the coding sequence TTGAAAAAAGTACAATTTATAATAATTTCTACAATATTGTCGTTCGGTTTAATTGTGTCGGCGGCATTAATTTCAAATGCGGTTGACAAGACGAATAAACTTGACAACAGAATTACTGTAAAAGGAGTTGCGCAAAAGAGAATCAAGGCAGATAAAGCGCTCATCAGGATAATAATTTCAGGAAAAAATGAAAATTTGGATAATTTAAGGCAAGATATTGATGATAAAGAAAAAATTGTGATTCAAAAATTAAAAAGTTTAAAAATCAATGAAAATAGTTACGACATTGAAAATTTAAAAATTCAGCCAAATTATGACAAAGAAGCAGAAAAAACTTCTCAAAGCGGTGAAGAAACACAAGTTTCGGCAACCAATATTTCAAACTATGACGGACAGGAAATTATATCAATTGTTACTGGGGATATTGACAAGGTCAAAGAGTTTTATGAAAATTTATTGGAGTTGAAATTACAAAGTGACAATATTGAAATTACAAAACCTGAATATGTTGTTACAAATATTGATAAATATAAAAAAGATTTGCTAGTTGATGCAACAAAAGATGCGGAAAATAGAGCAATTGAAATGCTAAAAGTAAATGGCAATGAAATAAATGGCTTAAAAAGTATGACGCAAGGTCAATTTGAAGTATTAAAAGACAATGAAGATATTTTAAACAAAGATGAAGAAATACAAAACCAAATTTACAAAAGAATGCGACTAGTTGTGACAGCCACTTATTTTATAAGATATTAG
- a CDS encoding S8 family serine peptidase produces the protein MKKIFLLISLIFTANLNAANLFYTKAKTPSKSEVLVKYAKKVHPNTGLNDYIAVFDPSTTDAYWDKINPGIPKPKFYYSKSVGGTNVGKSEHYANVLHAFYLTAGTGFGQRLISYSMMSEQNMFYGIASYSGTVDDRNRWDSTSKMFYFGDIINETAISSMSPRRVYGDDETGNVNLFLKPLGNPVFTIDSEIMKNSTGVRRNLAYLTPETMKYDMYGDEVFKLLDSERIYVGQFECVKNNKGTDVTNPATLSSTAEAKTSAGRASQFSSTCRTSSEPDDAEARPVYSRSSSVMANGDIYDRKKEEQNTGTSFSAPKLAGIAALIQKKYPGITYHEIKQMILTTAYREKDALSNDYGWGFVDERKVLNGPSNFNAGLIEEQKFFTGFYDKVFEPNSDTAYFWAEPLSDWTWTNDIRGELTYLPSGTTSYNVAVEQFDNKKGDIVSGLDEFSVVDNVPFKNYISREKNFYEKTSDYKGGLRKAGDKTLTIKGNISYRGKTEVLGGALVLEGNVSNTDITVFDSATLVLNGSNQNVTSEIEVSRNGYFKVTGNNVHIANLFLEDGANFGGNGKNIVVDKLIVPENRMEEAKAICAKYGYNVKKFSVANENYKIKDVEINEKKFADIPREFYFNNFKSAPKYISDFSQGNFQKYYSELEKRYKHLPENPYFEKDPDIDPFHLDDMFGMSNRIVGARTKLGKKKDMNFGDASEIFIDK, from the coding sequence ATGAAAAAAATTTTTTTATTAATATCTTTAATTTTTACAGCAAATCTAAATGCCGCAAATTTATTTTATACAAAAGCTAAAACTCCATCAAAAAGTGAAGTTTTAGTAAAATACGCAAAAAAAGTACACCCAAATACAGGATTAAATGACTATATTGCCGTATTTGATCCAAGCACTACGGACGCATACTGGGATAAAATAAATCCCGGAATTCCTAAGCCGAAATTTTATTACAGCAAGTCTGTCGGAGGAACGAATGTAGGAAAGTCTGAGCATTACGCAAATGTGCTTCATGCCTTTTATTTGACCGCCGGAACTGGATTTGGACAAAGACTTATTTCATATTCAATGATGTCAGAACAGAACATGTTTTACGGAATAGCTTCGTATTCAGGAACAGTAGATGACAGAAACAGATGGGACTCAACTTCAAAAATGTTTTATTTTGGCGATATAATAAATGAGACAGCAATAAGCTCAATGAGTCCTAGAAGAGTTTATGGAGATGACGAGACAGGAAATGTAAACCTTTTCTTAAAACCTTTAGGAAATCCTGTATTCACAATTGACAGTGAAATTATGAAAAATTCCACAGGGGTAAGAAGAAACCTTGCCTATCTTACACCTGAAACTATGAAATATGACATGTATGGGGACGAAGTCTTTAAGCTTCTTGATTCTGAAAGAATATATGTAGGCCAGTTTGAATGCGTTAAAAACAATAAGGGAACTGATGTGACTAATCCTGCAACCCTAAGCTCAACAGCCGAAGCAAAAACCTCTGCAGGTCGTGCAAGTCAATTTTCAAGCACATGCAGAACTTCTTCAGAACCTGATGATGCCGAGGCTCGTCCAGTTTATTCACGTTCATCTTCAGTAATGGCTAACGGTGACATATATGACAGGAAAAAGGAGGAACAGAATACAGGGACAAGCTTTTCAGCACCAAAACTTGCAGGAATTGCGGCGCTTATTCAGAAGAAATATCCTGGAATAACTTACCACGAAATCAAGCAGATGATACTTACAACAGCCTACAGGGAAAAGGACGCATTGTCAAATGACTACGGATGGGGATTCGTTGACGAGAGAAAAGTCTTGAACGGACCTAGCAATTTTAATGCCGGGCTTATTGAGGAGCAGAAATTTTTTACAGGATTTTATGACAAAGTGTTTGAACCAAATAGCGATACGGCTTACTTCTGGGCTGAACCTCTTAGCGACTGGACTTGGACAAATGATATAAGAGGAGAGCTGACTTACCTTCCAAGCGGAACTACTTCGTACAATGTAGCCGTTGAGCAGTTTGATAATAAAAAAGGTGATATTGTATCTGGTTTGGACGAGTTTTCCGTTGTTGACAATGTTCCGTTCAAGAATTATATTTCAAGGGAAAAAAACTTCTATGAAAAAACTTCGGACTATAAAGGCGGACTTCGTAAAGCGGGAGACAAGACACTTACAATAAAAGGAAATATTTCATACCGTGGAAAAACTGAAGTGCTTGGAGGAGCGCTTGTTCTTGAGGGGAATGTTTCAAATACAGATATTACAGTATTTGACAGCGCCACACTAGTTCTTAACGGAAGCAATCAGAATGTCACAAGTGAAATTGAGGTTTCAAGAAATGGGTATTTTAAAGTGACAGGAAACAATGTACATATAGCAAACCTTTTCCTTGAAGACGGCGCAAACTTTGGCGGAAACGGAAAAAACATCGTCGTGGACAAGCTCATCGTACCTGAAAACAGAATGGAAGAAGCTAAGGCGATATGCGCTAAGTACGGGTATAATGTCAAAAAGTTTTCAGTCGCTAACGAAAACTATAAGATAAAAGATGTAGAAATTAACGAGAAGAAATTTGCCGACATACCTCGTGAGTTTTACTTCAATAACTTTAAGTCAGCGCCAAAATATATTAGCGACTTTTCACAAGGAAACTTTCAGAAATATTATAGCGAACTTGAAAAAAGATACAAACATCTTCCTGAAAACCCTTACTTTGAAAAAGACCCTGACATAGACCCGTTCCATCTTGATGACATGTTCGGCATGTCAAACAGAATAGTCGGTGCAAGAACAAAGCTTGGCAAAAAAAAGGATATGAATTTCGGAGATGCCAGCGAAATTTTCATAGATAAATAG
- a CDS encoding phospholipase D-like domain-containing protein, whose amino-acid sequence MKKLKFILLSIFIISTIFSCKSLPSGLAVKTPVYNADNVDFYYDLTYKKDGETHYERQIWDQAYDILDKAQDFFLMDIFVFHDYVGKGVKEKLDPLPIAEEFAQKILEKRKKDPNVKIYLILDEGNTFYGAYDNEMYKRLEAAGVKIGIVDLAKLPDPIPVYSAIWRLLIQPFGNPKNVGKTKNPLHEGTDPVTVRSILRALNGKADHRKLIMNEKTAMLTTGNPHAEGSRHSNVAFKFSSPILKDLYNAEIPVAKITKKDGSLNRTLPYQKFDIEPSKNNQIKLQYFTEGQTGEDMTRELKNAQPGDEVFIAQFFLSDRQILTDIKKAAKRGVKFRLILNNSTAAFPNKAASGELMKLARKHGYDIDVKFYNKGAEMYHVKMMTIYKKNYMITYGGSTNFTRRNMRDYNLENELKIISTYDQKISKQVTDYYDRLWTNRDGDFTLPYDTEKNEKRSNDLILRFLEVNGIGAF is encoded by the coding sequence ATGAAAAAATTAAAATTTATTTTGTTGTCGATTTTTATTATCAGTACAATATTTTCTTGTAAATCCTTGCCAAGTGGATTAGCTGTTAAAACACCAGTTTATAATGCTGATAATGTTGACTTCTATTATGACTTGACATATAAAAAAGACGGAGAAACCCATTATGAAAGGCAAATTTGGGATCAGGCGTATGACATTTTGGATAAGGCGCAGGATTTTTTCCTGATGGATATTTTCGTGTTTCACGATTATGTTGGAAAAGGAGTGAAGGAAAAACTGGATCCATTGCCGATTGCTGAAGAGTTTGCACAGAAAATTCTGGAAAAGAGAAAAAAAGATCCGAATGTGAAGATTTACTTGATTTTGGATGAAGGGAACACATTTTACGGAGCTTATGACAATGAAATGTATAAGAGATTGGAAGCGGCTGGAGTTAAGATAGGAATTGTTGATTTGGCGAAGTTACCTGATCCAATACCAGTTTATTCAGCAATTTGGAGACTTCTTATTCAGCCTTTTGGAAATCCGAAAAATGTCGGAAAAACTAAAAACCCACTTCACGAAGGAACTGATCCTGTCACAGTTAGAAGCATTTTAAGAGCTTTAAATGGAAAAGCGGATCACAGAAAACTTATAATGAACGAAAAAACCGCAATGCTAACGACTGGAAATCCACATGCAGAAGGTTCAAGACATTCAAATGTCGCATTCAAATTTTCATCACCAATATTAAAAGACCTTTACAATGCAGAGATTCCAGTTGCAAAAATCACCAAAAAAGATGGAAGTTTAAATAGAACTTTACCGTATCAAAAATTTGATATTGAACCTTCAAAAAATAATCAGATAAAACTGCAATACTTTACTGAAGGTCAAACTGGCGAGGATATGACAAGAGAATTGAAAAATGCTCAGCCTGGCGATGAGGTGTTTATCGCACAATTTTTTCTATCAGACAGACAAATATTAACGGACATTAAAAAAGCGGCGAAAAGGGGAGTGAAATTTAGACTGATATTAAATAATTCGACAGCTGCTTTTCCAAATAAGGCGGCTTCTGGGGAACTTATGAAATTAGCTAGAAAACACGGATATGACATTGATGTGAAATTTTATAATAAAGGTGCAGAGATGTATCATGTGAAAATGATGACGATTTACAAAAAGAACTATATGATAACATATGGCGGATCGACAAATTTTACACGAAGAAATATGAGAGATTATAATTTAGAAAACGAATTAAAAATAATTTCTACTTATGATCAAAAGATTTCAAAACAAGTTACAGATTATTATGACAGACTTTGGACAAATAGAGATGGAGATTTTACACTTCCTTACGATACAGAAAAGAATGAGAAAAGGTCTAATGATTTGATTCTTAGATTCTTGGAAGTGAATGGAATTGGCGCTTTTTAG